In Labrus mixtus chromosome 3, fLabMix1.1, whole genome shotgun sequence, a single window of DNA contains:
- the lrrc39 gene encoding leucine-rich repeat-containing protein 39, with protein sequence MVGLVACGSVSSIKALWETRINKIKQEKEDQRSRTARGGATGRLGVGVWEDRAVLARLKQKLQTEDGRLILRLEHEDWKVLPGCLVQLSQVQEWQIHRTGLQKIPHFISSFQNLLVLDLSRNGVTEIPPQIGSLTRLRELLLSYNRVGFVPEELSGCESLERLELAMNRDLNQLPDQLMHLKNLHHLDLSMNDFTCVPDCVVSLPALEWLDMGGNQLEHLPEDIDRMEKLHTLWLQRNRLERLPDGISRMTRLDTLVLSSNQLRDIPPLMEDMSNLRFVNFRDNPLTLDVTLPCRVVKPEDEEGDEEDDREMFGREFMLMYIWESRKRAYAMLNMHCVNQPNDDFTIK encoded by the exons ATGGTGGGCTTGGTGGCGTGCGGCTCGGTGAGCTCCATCAAAGCTCTGTGGGAGACGAGGATCAACAAGATAAAACAGGAGAAGGAAGATCAGAGGAGCAGGACGGCAAGGGGCGGGGCTACAGGCAG gctGGGTGTCGGGGTCTGGGAGGACCGGGCGGTTCTGGCTCGGCTCAAACAGAAGCTGCAGACTGAAGACGGGCGCCTGATCCTCCGACTGGAACACGAGGACTGGAAG gtGTTGCCGGGCTGTCTGGTCCAACTCAGCCAGGTTCAGGAGTGGCAGATCCACCGGACTGGACTACAGAAGATCCCTCACTTCATCTCAAGCTTCCAGAACCTTCTGGTTTTAGACCTGTCCCGGAACGGCGTCACTGAGATCCCCCCACAGATTG GGAGTCTGACCCGGCTCAGGGAGCTCCTGCTGAGCTACAACAGAGTGGGCTTTGTTCCTGAGGAGCTGAGCGGCTGTGAGAGTCTGGAGAGACTGGAGCTGGCCATGAACCGAGACCTCAACCAGCTACCTGACCAG CTGATGCACCTGAAGAACCTGCATCACCTGGACCTGTCCATGAATGACTTCACCTGCGTACCGGACTGCGTAGTCTCTCTGCCCGCACTCGAGTGGCTCGACATGGGAGGAAACCAGCTGGAGCACTTACCTGAAGACATAGACAG GATGGAGAAGCTGCACACGTTGTGGCTGCAGAGGAACCGACTCGAGAGACTCCCCGACGGCATCAGCAGGATGACTCGACTCGACACTCTAGTCCTCAGCAGCAACCAACTCAGAGACATCCCTCCTCTGATGGAGGACATGTCCAACCTCAG GTTTGTGAATTTTCGGGACAACCCTCTGACTCTGGACGTGACACTGCCGTGTCGGGTGGTGAAGCCTGAGGACGAGGAGGGCGATGAAGAAGACGACAGAGAAATGTTTGGACGAGAGTTCATGCTGATGTACATCTGGGAGTCCAGGAAGCGAGCGTACGCCATGCTCAACATGCACTGTGTCAACC agcCAAACGATGacttcacaataaaataa
- the dbt gene encoding lipoamide acyltransferase component of branched-chain alpha-keto acid dehydrogenase complex, mitochondrial produces MAAVTRGSFTVFRRLLSQQYRRRCFRLQSFRSDRSVQPLVFRCDRNMPTFRTLHTATVSRGPIVQFKLSDIGEGIMEVTVKEWYVKEGDKVSQFDSICEVQSDKASVTITSRYDGVIKKLYYDVDAIALVGKPLVDIETESSSEVIQEEDVVETPAMAQEEHTHQEIKGHKTQATPAVRRLAMENNIKLSEVVGTGKDGRILKEDILNFLARQTGAIIPPTLFQEIQTPPPATPQAASVARPISTPVAVKAPPTTPKPVFTGKDVTEPLKGFHKAMVKTMTAALKIPHFGYCDEVDLSRLVTLRAELKSTAESRGIKLSYMPFFIKAASIGLLHFPILNASVDEGCQNITYKASHNIGLAMDTIQGLLVPSVKNVQLLSVFDIALELNRLQTLGAAGQLGTNELSGGTFTLSNIGSIGGTYAKPVILPPEVAIGALGKIQVLPRFDAGGQVVRAHIMNVSWSADHRIIDGATMCRFSNLWREYLENPATMVLDLK; encoded by the exons atGGCGGCGGTGACCAGAGGCTCCTTCACTGTGTTCAGACGGCTG CTCAGTCAGCAGTATCGGCGGAGATGTTTCCGGCTGCAGTCCTTCAGGTCTGACAGAAGCGTTCAGCCGCTCGTCTTCAGGTGTGACAGAAACATGCCGACGTTCAGGACGCTGCACACCGCCACAG TGAGCCGAGGACCGATCGTCCAGTTCAAACTGTCCGACATCGGGGAAGGAATCATGGAGGTGACGGTGAAGGAGTG gtacgtaaaggagggagaTAAGGTTTCTCAGTTCGACAGCATCTGTGAGGTTCAGAGCGACAAGGCGTCCGTCACCATCACCAGCCGTTACGACGGGGTCATCAAGAAACTCTACTACGACGTGGACGCCATCGCCCTCGTGGGCAAGCCGCTGGTCGACATCGAGACGGAGTCCAGCTCAG AGGTGATCCAGGAGGAGGACGTGGTGGAGACGCCCGCCATGGCCCAAGAAGAACACACCCACCAGGAGATCAAAGGTCACAAGACCCAGGCCACGCCCGCCGTCAGACGCCTCGCCATGGAGAACAAC ATAAAGCTCAGTGAGGTGGTGGGCACGGGGAAAGATGGTCGGATCCTGAAGGAGGACATCCTGAACTTCCTGGCAAGGCAGACCGGAGCCATCATACCTCCGACCTTATTCCAGGAGATCCAGACTCCGCCCCCGGCCACGCCCCAAGCAGCTTCTGTTGCCAGGCCTATAAGCACTCCAGTCGCCGTCAAAGCTCCACCTACAACACCCAAACCTGTCTTCACTGGAAAGGACGTGACAGAGCCGCTGAAAG GTTTCCACAAAGCGATGGTGAAGACGATGACGGCGGCGCTGAAGATTCCTCACTTCGGGTACTGTGATGAGGTGGACCTGAGCCGCCTGGTCACTCTGAGAGCAGAGCTCAAGTCCACGGCCGAGTCCCGGGGGATTAAACTGAGCTACATGCCCTTCTTCATCAAG GCCGCCTCCATTGGCCTCCTGCACTTTCCAATCCTGAACGCCTCCGTGGATGAAGGCTGCCAGAACATCACGTACAAG GCGTCTCATAACATCGGCCTGGCGATGGACACGATTCAGGGTCTGCTGGTTCCGAGCGTGAAGAACGTTCAGCTACTCAGCGTGTTCGACATCGCTCTCGAGTTAAACCGTCTGCAGACACTCGGCGCCGCAGGTCAGCTGGGGACCAACGAGCTGAGCGGGGGGACCTTCACCCTGTCCAACATCGGATCA ATCGGAGGGACGTATGCTAAACCCGTCATTCTGCCTCCTGAAGTCGCAATCGGAGCTCTGGGAAAAATCCAG GTTCTTCCTCGGTTTGACGCCGGCGGTCAGGTGGTCCGAGCTCACATCATGAACGTCAGCTGGTCGGCCGATCATCGGATCATTGACGGCGCCACCATGTGTCGCTTCTCCAACCTGTGGAGGGAGTACCTGGAGAACCCGGCCACCATGGTGCTGGAcctcaaataa
- the trmt13 gene encoding tRNA:m(4)X modification enzyme TRM13 homolog isoform X1, translating into MAAPMHSRCGFFVEKKKRFCKMIVARGKVFCGEHATMEGGVSRRIVCPLDPKHTVSEDKLDKHLKKCNSREKPKPVFYVENINAGSADGNDMLRQVSLGELSRSQLESLVEKLKAGVKGLQCDVEDSVLSHPVVQEELTNPKNGDSAHKHLKQQSSILGHLETRGLLGRGRCFIEFGAGRGKLSHWIHEALKTPDLLLTQGDLQMLLVERSSTRFKVDGKHQDPGVQFERLQVDIQHLDLGRVQMLRLKKLPLVGVGKHLCGAATDLALRCLLGAPRPKDGTEPPPKRLKTSEPESTDQMSESGALPEPGPGPGPGPVLGLAVALCCHHRCEWRHYVGQQFFLQQGLGAEEFSAFCRMSSWATCGLRQTNQEHRPQDTTNLRGDDEEHEPAEETDAVNSFLSSSEREKIGRLCKLLIDGGRLHFLQTRGFDSRLCRYVDAQVTLENILLTAVPSSPS; encoded by the exons ATGGCAGCCCCCATGCACAGCAGATGTGGCTTCTtcgtggagaaaaaaaaacgtttctgcAAAATGATCGTCGCGAGAGGGAAGGTGTTCTGTGGAGAGCACGCGACCATG GAGGGAGGAGTCAGCAGGAGGATCGTGTGTCCTCTGGACCCCAAACA cactgTGAGTGAAGACAAACTGGACAAACACCTGAAGAAATGTAACTCCAGAGAAAAACCCAAACCT GTGTTTTATGTGGAGAACATAAATGCTGGATCAGCTGATGGCAACGACATGTTgcgacag gtgagcCTTGGGGAGCTCAGTCGCTCTCAGCTGGAGTCTCTGGTAGAAAAACTGAAGGCGGGGGTCAAAG GGTTGCAGTGTGATGTGGAGGACAGCGTTTTGTCTCATCCTGTCGTACAGGAGGAACTTACCAACCCAAAGAATGGTGACTCCGCCcacaaacatctgaagcagCAG TCCTCTATCTTAGGTCATCTAGAGACACGGGGACTGCTGGGAAGGGGGCGGTGCTTCATAGAGTTTGGAGCAGGTCGAGGGAAACTGTCTCACTGGATCCATGAAGCCCTGAAGACCCCAGACCTCCTGCTGACCCAGGGTGACCTTCAGATGCTGCTGGTGGAGCGATCCAGTACTCGCTTCAAG gTGGACGGGAAACATCAGGATCCTGGTGTCCAGTTTGAACGGCTGCAGGTGGACATTCAGCACCTGGACTTAG GTCGGGTCCAGATGCTGCGACTGAAAAAGCTCCCTCTGGTTGGCGTGGGGAAACACCTGTGTGGAGCAGCAACAG ATCTGGCTCTGCGCTGTTTGTTGGGGGCTCCAAGACCAAAAGACGGGACTGAGCCGCCCCCTAAACGCCTGAAAACCTCAGAACCAGAATCAACTGATCAGATGTCTGAGTCAGGAGCACTACCTGagcctggtcctggtcctggtcctggtcctgtaCTGGGTCTGGCTGTGGCTCTCTGCTGCCACCATCGGTGCGAGTGGCGTCACTACGTGGGTCAGCAGTTCTTCCTGCAGCAAGGACTCGGAGCTGAAGAGTTCTCAGCTTTTTGTCGGATGTCCAGCTGGGCGACATGTGGTCTCAGACAGACCAATCAAGAACATCGGCCTCAGGATACAACCAATCTGAGAGGAGATGATGAAGAGCATGAACCAGCCGAGGAGACAGATGCTGTGAACAG CTTTCTGTCGTCCTCTGAGCGCGAGAAGATCGGGCGTCTCTGTAAGCTTCTGATCGATGGCGGCAGACTTCACTTCCTGCAGACGAGAGGATTTGACAGTAGACTGTGTCGTTACGTGGACGCTCAGGTGACGCTGGAGAACATTCTGCTGACGGCTGTCCCCTCGTCTCCGTCCTGA
- the trmt13 gene encoding tRNA:m(4)X modification enzyme TRM13 homolog isoform X2 has product MWLLRGEKKTFLQNDRREREGVLWRARDHGGRSQQEDRVSSGPQTVFYVENINAGSADGNDMLRQVSLGELSRSQLESLVEKLKAGVKGLQCDVEDSVLSHPVVQEELTNPKNGDSAHKHLKQQSSILGHLETRGLLGRGRCFIEFGAGRGKLSHWIHEALKTPDLLLTQGDLQMLLVERSSTRFKVDGKHQDPGVQFERLQVDIQHLDLGRVQMLRLKKLPLVGVGKHLCGAATDLALRCLLGAPRPKDGTEPPPKRLKTSEPESTDQMSESGALPEPGPGPGPGPVLGLAVALCCHHRCEWRHYVGQQFFLQQGLGAEEFSAFCRMSSWATCGLRQTNQEHRPQDTTNLRGDDEEHEPAEETDAVNSFLSSSEREKIGRLCKLLIDGGRLHFLQTRGFDSRLCRYVDAQVTLENILLTAVPSSPS; this is encoded by the exons ATGTGGCTTCTtcgtggagaaaaaaaaacgtttctgcAAAATGATCGTCGCGAGAGGGAAGGTGTTCTGTGGAGAGCACGCGACCATG GAGGGAGGAGTCAGCAGGAGGATCGTGTGTCCTCTGGACCCCAAACA GTGTTTTATGTGGAGAACATAAATGCTGGATCAGCTGATGGCAACGACATGTTgcgacag gtgagcCTTGGGGAGCTCAGTCGCTCTCAGCTGGAGTCTCTGGTAGAAAAACTGAAGGCGGGGGTCAAAG GGTTGCAGTGTGATGTGGAGGACAGCGTTTTGTCTCATCCTGTCGTACAGGAGGAACTTACCAACCCAAAGAATGGTGACTCCGCCcacaaacatctgaagcagCAG TCCTCTATCTTAGGTCATCTAGAGACACGGGGACTGCTGGGAAGGGGGCGGTGCTTCATAGAGTTTGGAGCAGGTCGAGGGAAACTGTCTCACTGGATCCATGAAGCCCTGAAGACCCCAGACCTCCTGCTGACCCAGGGTGACCTTCAGATGCTGCTGGTGGAGCGATCCAGTACTCGCTTCAAG gTGGACGGGAAACATCAGGATCCTGGTGTCCAGTTTGAACGGCTGCAGGTGGACATTCAGCACCTGGACTTAG GTCGGGTCCAGATGCTGCGACTGAAAAAGCTCCCTCTGGTTGGCGTGGGGAAACACCTGTGTGGAGCAGCAACAG ATCTGGCTCTGCGCTGTTTGTTGGGGGCTCCAAGACCAAAAGACGGGACTGAGCCGCCCCCTAAACGCCTGAAAACCTCAGAACCAGAATCAACTGATCAGATGTCTGAGTCAGGAGCACTACCTGagcctggtcctggtcctggtcctggtcctgtaCTGGGTCTGGCTGTGGCTCTCTGCTGCCACCATCGGTGCGAGTGGCGTCACTACGTGGGTCAGCAGTTCTTCCTGCAGCAAGGACTCGGAGCTGAAGAGTTCTCAGCTTTTTGTCGGATGTCCAGCTGGGCGACATGTGGTCTCAGACAGACCAATCAAGAACATCGGCCTCAGGATACAACCAATCTGAGAGGAGATGATGAAGAGCATGAACCAGCCGAGGAGACAGATGCTGTGAACAG CTTTCTGTCGTCCTCTGAGCGCGAGAAGATCGGGCGTCTCTGTAAGCTTCTGATCGATGGCGGCAGACTTCACTTCCTGCAGACGAGAGGATTTGACAGTAGACTGTGTCGTTACGTGGACGCTCAGGTGACGCTGGAGAACATTCTGCTGACGGCTGTCCCCTCGTCTCCGTCCTGA